Proteins from a single region of Fusobacterium gonidiaformans ATCC 25563:
- a CDS encoding cytidine deaminase, with protein sequence MEEKEIRALIQKAMEVRKNAYAPYSKFLVGAVLIDEEGREYRGVNVENTSYGLSSCAERNAIFSGVAKGMKKIAVLCVVGDTEDPIRPCGACRQVILEFANEDTKIILSNLHGKYEVFSIEDLLPNSFFVKIY encoded by the coding sequence ATGGAAGAAAAAGAAATTCGAGCTTTGATACAAAAAGCAATGGAAGTAAGAAAGAATGCCTATGCTCCTTATTCTAAATTTCTAGTGGGGGCTGTTTTAATAGATGAAGAGGGAAGAGAATATAGGGGTGTCAATGTAGAGAATACTTCCTATGGTCTTTCCAGTTGTGCAGAAAGGAATGCTATTTTTTCAGGAGTTGCAAAAGGGATGAAAAAAATAGCGGTTCTTTGTGTCGTTGGAGATACGGAAGATCCCATTCGCCCTTGTGGAGCTTGCCGTCAAGTAATACTTGAATTTGCAAATGAAGATACTAAGATTATTTTATCAAATTTACATGGAAAATATGAGGTTTTTTCGATAGAGGATTTACTGCCTAACAGTTTTTTTGTAAAAATATACTGA